The genomic DNA TATATTGCAAAATCCTCAAAGGGGCATTCCGAAAATCCAAAGCGGGCAACCTCAGCTCCCTAATTCTACACTCCCCAGAAGCAGTAGCACCATCCCCACTTCCCTGTTTGATCCGAACCCGATTCGAATCCACCTTCCTGAACAGATAAACCGATTTCGTCCCACAAACTCGGTTGTTTCCAGAATCCAGAGATGGGCTGTTCGTGGTCTTGAACAGGGTCCAACCCACCCCGGCCAGAGCACGAGAGAACCCATCCATCGACTCGATTCGATCCCCGCCCCGCCGCGAAATCAAGGAAACCGAGCAACAATCCCAGTTACTCGCTTGTCCACCGATTCTGTCACTTGGGGCGACGCTCGATTTCAAGAAAACCAACTTGAAGAATCCTCTGGAGAGGCCGACGAAGCAGCGTAGGTGAGAAACGGAAGCGGCGGCGAGGGAAGGGAAGGGTAGGGGAACAGCGTCGTTGGGCAGCGACCACAACGAGGAAGACGAGGAGAGCGACGTCGACGACCAGAAAGACGGGTACGAGGACGACGAAAACGACGAAGAAGCAGACGGTTGGGAAGACGATGGCCACGAGAAGATGatgtgagagagagatgggttcGGATGCAAGTCCATGCCAATGTCTCTGGCCAATGTGGCGAGCCTGTAGGTGTCGGTGACGAGCTCTTTGGCGGGCATAAAGAGCAACAATGGCGTTTTGGCGTTGGCTTTGGATTTCGATTTCCTGTTTCTGTGAGAGTGGGCATTGGGGGTTATTGAAGAGTTGGGTGAATCGGCGTCGCTGTCGCTGTGGGGAAGGTCTTGGATATGGCGATTTTGGGGGGAAAGGAAAGGGCGAGTGGTAATGGTTTCCCCCAAAACCAGAGAGCGAACCAGCTTTAGAGGAAGCATCCTTCTCTTTTCTCCTTCTGCGGGGCAATCATCAGCTTTCATTATCCCTTGCTTTGACGAAGAAGTCATTTTCTTGAGGAACCACCgcagttttcttttctttttacttcGATTTTCCCTGAGCTATGAAGTTACTTGTCGGGGGGTATCTTCGCCCATTTATTGTATTGGAAATTATAGAAGGAAGGGGTAAATTTTAAGCACCATTTCCAGATTTGTTAgaattacatttattatttcatatttctaaaaataatataaatttctcatataactaacataatataaaaattgatcattttaccccccccccccccatataaatttctcatataaCTAAcataatattgaaattgatCATTTTACCCCCTAAGCAACCGTTTGCACTCTCTTTCTTCCCTCCCTCAATCtcatgtatttcgatggtgatAGTTGTTTTCATCTTGGATGACTTGCGATTGACAAAACCTTCTACTCACTAGCTCTCAACCATTAGAAATGGGGTTTCCAACTAGGTTTGATTTGAGTTCAATTGTGTTTTCAATAGAGTTGTGCCAAAaaccctatctctctctcttctaagaTTTGGGTCCAAGCGAACCCAAAATTTGGGTGCTTTAAGGCTCAAGAAACCTTGTTGGACTTGGATTTATAGGGTTCAGGTTTGTTCGAATCTAGAAGAAATATGGGTTGAAACTAGTCGACCAAACCCGAAGAAATCTTCTAGGTTCTGACCTAGAAAGTAGGTGACTGATGATGGTCATGC from Diospyros lotus cultivar Yz01 chromosome 4, ASM1463336v1, whole genome shotgun sequence includes the following:
- the LOC127800438 gene encoding uncharacterized protein LOC127800438; its protein translation is MTSSSKQGIMKADDCPAEGEKRRMLPLKLVRSLVLGETITTRPFLSPQNRHIQDLPHSDSDADSPNSSITPNAHSHRNRKSKSKANAKTPLLLFMPAKELVTDTYRLATLARDIGMDLHPNPSLSHIIFSWPSSSQPSASSSFSSSSYPSFWSSTSLSSSSSLWSLPNDAVPLPFPSLAAASVSHLRCFVGLSRGFFKLVFLKSSVAPSDRIGGQASNWDCCSVSLISRRGGDRIESMDGFSRALAGVGWTLFKTTNSPSLDSGNNRVCGTKSVYLFRKVDSNRVRIKQGSGDGATASGECRIRELRLPALDFRNAPLRILQYILLMTGDIFYLA